In a single window of the Candidatus Cloacimonadota bacterium genome:
- a CDS encoding TldD/PmbA family protein, which produces MKNLAKYSLKVLQNAGAEKAVCYCSKSEMHELNVASGEISLFRTNFDTDITLIGMANDRKGSISINKADEKSIEAAAVQVMEMANSSNPDPANDIAEKQPHKNFSHGPQKPDLDKMYFRLSEFMDYAKKHYPKTIIEEINFSFNKQLSFYANSNNVYFEIEKGSYQFVVMFTTRDGQKTSSFNYAAHVSNDLNKPFSECSSIDRLIKQSSEQTVMHTIAGKFEGDVIFSPECLNNVIGSVFSYIRDYNMIKGSSVYKNKLDKQIASEKLTIHSNPLSEELASRYSITNDGYEAKNLTIIEKGVLKSFLLGLYGANKTGLRRAVNSGGCYIIEPGNTSFDEMIKSTKRGILLCRFSGGNPSDNGDFSGVAKNSYFIEDGEIKYPINETMITGNLVEMLMNIKQISKERENPGYQIYPWIKFGGVTISGK; this is translated from the coding sequence ATGAAAAATCTGGCAAAATATAGTTTGAAGGTATTGCAGAATGCAGGTGCAGAAAAAGCTGTATGCTATTGTTCAAAATCGGAAATGCATGAATTGAACGTTGCTTCCGGAGAGATCAGTCTGTTCCGTACAAATTTTGATACAGATATTACTTTAATTGGTATGGCGAATGATAGAAAAGGCAGCATTTCCATAAATAAAGCAGATGAAAAATCAATCGAAGCAGCAGCAGTTCAGGTAATGGAAATGGCAAATTCTTCCAATCCTGATCCAGCCAATGATATTGCCGAAAAACAACCACATAAAAATTTCAGTCATGGACCCCAAAAACCGGATTTGGATAAAATGTATTTCCGACTTTCAGAATTCATGGATTATGCAAAAAAGCATTATCCAAAAACAATAATTGAAGAGATCAATTTCAGTTTCAATAAACAACTTAGTTTTTATGCAAATTCCAATAATGTTTATTTTGAGATAGAAAAGGGAAGCTATCAATTCGTTGTGATGTTCACTACCAGAGATGGACAAAAAACTTCTTCCTTCAATTATGCAGCTCATGTTTCGAACGATCTGAATAAGCCATTCAGTGAATGCAGCAGCATAGACAGGCTTATAAAGCAATCTTCAGAGCAAACGGTGATGCATACTATTGCGGGAAAATTTGAAGGTGATGTGATATTTTCTCCGGAATGTTTGAATAATGTGATTGGAAGTGTTTTCAGTTATATTCGTGATTACAACATGATCAAAGGTAGTTCGGTTTACAAAAATAAATTGGATAAACAAATTGCGTCTGAGAAGTTGACGATCCATTCCAATCCACTTTCGGAGGAACTGGCCAGCCGCTACTCGATCACGAATGACGGATACGAAGCAAAAAATCTCACTATCATCGAAAAAGGTGTGTTGAAAAGTTTTCTTCTGGGATTGTATGGTGCCAATAAAACCGGCTTGCGAAGAGCAGTGAACAGCGGCGGCTGTTACATTATTGAGCCCGGAAATACTTCTTTTGATGAAATGATAAAATCTACAAAAAGAGGGATTCTGCTTTGCAGATTCAGTGGTGGAAATCCCAGCGATAATGGCGATTTCAGTGGTGTGGCAAAGAATAGCTATTTCATCGAAGATGGTGAGATCAAGTATCCCATCAATGAAACCATGATCACTGGAAATCTGGTGGAAATGTTGATGAATATAAAGCAGATTTCCAAAGAGCGAGAAAATCCCGGCTATCAGATCTATCCCTGGATCAAGTTTGGTGGAGTTACGATTTCCGGAAAATAA
- a CDS encoding nitroreductase family protein, with translation MNETINILMNHKSIRNYTDEVPSEEVIETIVKAGQQAAFAGQLGSLILSRDKAKHPFKAPLFFIVCVDLHRMQKVMKERNWDLVSCDLAMFMFGVQDACYLAQNLVIAAESLGLGTCYLGFVPFNADKMIEKFKLPAKVFPLVGISVGYPDENPPVRPRYPMDCACYEGEYPEFTEEQISNAMNVMDDGYVAQDYYKGGKIMIKLENENREETFDGKTYSWTEHISRKWGQWLQNPEEMREVFKKYGFEF, from the coding sequence ATGAATGAAACAATTAATATTCTCATGAATCACAAATCGATTCGCAATTACACCGACGAAGTACCTTCGGAAGAAGTGATTGAAACGATCGTCAAAGCAGGACAGCAAGCCGCTTTTGCCGGTCAATTGGGAAGTTTGATTTTATCACGAGATAAAGCAAAACATCCTTTTAAAGCACCTCTTTTTTTCATTGTTTGCGTGGATCTTCATCGCATGCAGAAAGTTATGAAGGAACGTAATTGGGATCTGGTTTCCTGCGATCTGGCTATGTTCATGTTTGGAGTTCAGGATGCTTGTTACTTAGCGCAGAATCTGGTGATTGCTGCAGAAAGTTTAGGGCTTGGAACCTGCTATCTTGGTTTCGTGCCTTTCAATGCCGATAAAATGATCGAAAAGTTTAAGCTTCCAGCAAAAGTATTTCCGCTGGTGGGAATTTCCGTGGGTTATCCAGATGAAAATCCACCTGTTCGTCCGCGTTATCCAATGGATTGTGCCTGTTATGAAGGTGAATATCCTGAATTTACAGAAGAGCAGATTTCCAATGCTATGAATGTGATGGATGATGGCTACGTGGCACAGGATTATTACAAAGGTGGCAAAATCATGATAAAGCTGGAAAATGAAAATAGAGAAGAAACTTTCGATGGAAAAACTTATAGCTGGACGGAACACATTTCCCGCAAATGGGGACAATGGCTGCAAAATCCTGAAGAAATGAGAGAAGTCTTTAAGAAATACGGTTTTGAGTTTTAG
- a CDS encoding DUF3040 domain-containing protein has translation MDFTFIIALGLFLLVLFLIFLYLRNKYGDQLTNFKVYFYLGVLFIILGIAIKYLVFSFLGFISMTVGLVNKKKWRDFEDWQNISSRKKKIKIVIVVLLTIIFLYLSITNFWLR, from the coding sequence ATGGATTTTACTTTTATAATAGCATTAGGATTATTTCTTTTAGTACTATTTTTAATTTTTTTGTATTTAAGAAATAAATACGGTGATCAACTAACAAATTTTAAAGTCTATTTCTATTTAGGCGTTCTTTTTATAATTCTCGGAATAGCAATCAAATACTTAGTTTTTTCTTTTTTAGGATTTATTTCAATGACAGTCGGTTTAGTTAATAAAAAGAAATGGAGAGATTTTGAGGATTGGCAAAATATTTCCTCCAGAAAGAAGAAAATTAAAATTGTTATCGTAGTGTTATTAACAATTATTTTTCTATATCTTTCCATTACGAACTTTTGGTTGAGGTAA